Proteins encoded together in one Corallococcus soli window:
- a CDS encoding TonB family protein: MLRIPTPAVVVLALALASGALAASGSPQLQTYFQGTVDSPAYQQQAFERVAKRWKQPGPKGTPALGKKAIVQAILDKDGKLLSTAILTGSGSKAWDAAALAAVKKAAPFPPLPKTTTAATLEAHFHFAWVSPPG; encoded by the coding sequence ATGCTCCGCATCCCGACTCCCGCCGTGGTGGTGCTCGCGCTGGCCCTGGCGTCCGGGGCGCTGGCCGCCAGCGGCAGCCCCCAGTTGCAGACCTACTTCCAGGGCACGGTGGACAGCCCTGCCTACCAGCAGCAGGCCTTCGAGCGCGTCGCGAAGCGCTGGAAGCAGCCGGGCCCCAAGGGGACCCCGGCGCTGGGCAAGAAGGCCATCGTCCAGGCCATCCTCGACAAGGACGGCAAGCTGCTCTCCACCGCCATCCTCACCGGGTCCGGCTCCAAGGCGTGGGACGCCGCCGCGCTGGCCGCGGTGAAGAAGGCGGCCCCCTTCCCTCCGTTGCCCAAGACGACCACGGCCGCCACGCTGGAGGCGCACTTCCACTTCGCGTGGGTCAGCCCACCTGGATGA
- a CDS encoding DUF2378 family protein — protein MPSPERLVFQQSFEGLIRALGDQLDEPCAQQLRDAGIDPRGKLSVAYPLEVWVESLKLAASVLAPTSTLEDGAEVVGRRFLEGYGGTLMGSALLAGVRLMGPHRMLERMTRNLRTGTNYLEARLEQTGPTRYVLTCRPVVVAGFYRGLFAAGLEKSGAKSPSVVLIRSAGDAAVYDLSWLGEKTASKPPEPRS, from the coding sequence ATGCCAAGTCCCGAGCGCCTTGTCTTCCAGCAGAGCTTCGAGGGGCTGATTCGCGCCCTGGGTGATCAGTTGGATGAACCCTGCGCGCAGCAGCTGCGCGATGCGGGCATCGACCCGCGCGGGAAGCTGTCGGTGGCCTACCCGCTGGAGGTGTGGGTGGAGTCGCTGAAGCTGGCCGCGTCGGTGCTGGCGCCGACGTCCACGCTGGAGGACGGCGCGGAGGTGGTGGGCCGGCGCTTCCTGGAGGGCTACGGGGGCACGCTCATGGGCAGCGCGCTGCTCGCGGGCGTGCGCCTGATGGGGCCGCACCGGATGCTGGAGCGGATGACGCGCAACCTGCGCACGGGCACCAACTACCTGGAGGCGCGGCTGGAGCAGACCGGCCCCACGCGCTACGTGCTCACCTGCCGGCCGGTGGTGGTGGCGGGCTTCTACCGGGGCCTGTTCGCCGCGGGCCTGGAGAAGAGCGGCGCGAAGAGCCCATCCGTGGTGCTCATCCGCAGCGCGGGTGACGCGGCCGTGTACGACCTGTCCTGGCTGGGCGAAAAGACGGCCAGCAAGCCCCCCGAGCCCCGGAGCTGA
- a CDS encoding DUF4476 domain-containing protein, whose product MNPIVRAVLASSLFVSSVAFAQEAEINMQVDVDDQDMPAARIRVKTSGPDGEEGATVKVRGGGARMDVRVTGGTTTEHRTEQTEYVGPARERAPEPSFRDCGTGSDEGCTTRRDGQLPMDASTWRGFYQSLKSEPNEIVREEKAGKMLKRVYLTAAQFGMVLDLFPNEITRLDVAKVAVPHVVNPQHALGFSSKWNNSISGSEYTDLITE is encoded by the coding sequence ATGAACCCGATTGTCCGCGCCGTGCTGGCCTCGTCCCTGTTCGTCTCCTCCGTCGCTTTCGCCCAGGAGGCGGAGATCAACATGCAGGTGGATGTCGATGACCAGGACATGCCCGCGGCGCGCATCCGGGTGAAGACGTCGGGCCCGGACGGTGAGGAGGGCGCCACCGTGAAGGTGCGCGGCGGCGGCGCGCGGATGGACGTGCGCGTGACGGGCGGGACGACGACGGAGCACCGGACGGAGCAGACGGAGTACGTGGGCCCGGCCCGTGAGCGGGCGCCCGAGCCCTCCTTCCGCGACTGTGGCACCGGGTCGGACGAGGGCTGCACCACGCGGCGGGACGGACAGCTCCCGATGGACGCCAGCACCTGGCGCGGCTTCTACCAGTCGCTCAAGAGCGAGCCCAACGAGATCGTCCGCGAGGAGAAGGCGGGCAAGATGCTCAAGCGCGTCTACCTCACGGCGGCGCAGTTCGGCATGGTGCTGGACCTCTTCCCCAATGAGATCACCCGCCTGGACGTGGCGAAGGTGGCCGTTCCGCACGTCGTGAATCCGCAGCACGCGCTGGGCTTCTCCTCCAAGTGGAACAACTCCATCAGCGGCAGCGAATACACCGACCTCATCACCGAGTAG
- a CDS encoding zinc-dependent alcohol dehydrogenase family protein, with amino-acid sequence MNVYEIRGAFGLENLVRAERPDPTPGPFQVRVRVKATSLNARDLMMVEGRYNPRQKLPLVPNSDGAGVVDAVGPGVTRVKTGDRVMTLFAQAWQSGGPTRAIMPTTLGGPLDGALSDTMLLHEDGVVPTPAYLSDVEAATLPCAAVTAWSALVTQGHLQAGDTVLLQGTGGVSIFALQIALMHGAHVIITSSRDDKLERALKLGAHEGINYTTTPDWEKAARTLTGGVGVDHVVEVGGAGTFERSLKAVRVGGTVSVIGVLTGGAGSLSLIPVLMQNLRVQGVFVGHRQSFESLTRAFVLHDVHPVVDRVFPFAEARAAFEHLKSGSHFGKVVIQVG; translated from the coding sequence ATGAACGTCTACGAGATTCGCGGTGCCTTCGGCCTGGAGAATCTGGTGCGCGCGGAGCGCCCGGACCCCACGCCTGGACCCTTCCAGGTGCGCGTGCGGGTGAAGGCCACGAGCCTCAACGCGCGCGACCTGATGATGGTGGAGGGCCGCTACAACCCGCGCCAGAAGCTGCCGCTGGTGCCCAACTCCGACGGCGCGGGCGTGGTGGACGCGGTGGGGCCGGGCGTCACCCGCGTGAAGACAGGCGACCGGGTGATGACCTTGTTCGCGCAGGCCTGGCAGTCCGGCGGACCCACCAGGGCCATCATGCCGACCACGCTGGGCGGGCCACTGGATGGGGCGCTGTCGGACACGATGCTCCTGCACGAGGACGGCGTGGTGCCCACGCCCGCGTACCTGTCGGACGTGGAGGCCGCCACGCTGCCGTGCGCGGCGGTGACGGCGTGGAGCGCGCTCGTCACGCAGGGACACCTCCAGGCCGGCGACACCGTGCTCCTCCAGGGGACGGGCGGCGTGTCCATCTTCGCGCTGCAAATTGCCCTGATGCATGGCGCCCACGTCATCATCACCTCCAGCCGCGACGACAAGCTGGAGCGGGCCCTGAAGCTGGGCGCGCACGAGGGCATCAACTACACGACCACGCCGGACTGGGAGAAGGCGGCGCGCACGCTCACCGGCGGCGTGGGCGTGGACCACGTGGTGGAGGTGGGCGGCGCGGGCACCTTCGAGCGCTCGCTCAAGGCGGTGCGCGTGGGCGGCACCGTGTCCGTCATCGGCGTGCTGACCGGGGGCGCGGGCTCCCTGTCACTCATCCCCGTCCTGATGCAGAACCTGCGCGTGCAGGGCGTCTTCGTGGGCCACCGTCAGTCCTTCGAGTCCCTCACGCGCGCGTTCGTGCTGCACGACGTCCACCCGGTGGTGGACCGCGTCTTCCCCTTCGCCGAAGCCCGCGCCGCCTTCGAGCACCTCAAGAGCGGCTCGCACTTCGGCAAGGTCGTCATCCAGGTGGGCTGA
- a CDS encoding PQQ-dependent sugar dehydrogenase yields MAVLFTVVVACGGKTENDPELQTQTAAVTAGTRLIGAQSGRCLDVSQNSQTAGQVLHIYDCHGQANQRFLFTPEGELRVFDGAWCVQPATASAGASAVIGACTGAANQRWVRNASGAVVHTASSLCLDVSGQATANSSPVVVWNCNGQTNQQWSFPADTQPPTVPTGLTLSNVTCNSATLTWSPSTDNQGVAFYDVYHDGQLMKSVSGATVSTGLTVVPGATWGLYVNARDAAGNVSQGSATLSITPPPCQVDTQPPSIPTGVTATALGTSVTVSWTASTDNLGVSAYVVFRGGVQIATVPGSPPATSFVDSGLSANTTYAYAVLARDAQGNASVQSATATVTTGQACTNAVCSVTQVATDTDIPWGLVSLPDGTVLYGRRDAQNVIRLDPATGVKTSVGTLPNVQSTDGEGGLMGLAISPTFSTDRWLYVMHTSPTDNRIVRLRYENGALNTASLQVLLQGIGRNKFHNGGRLRFGPDGKLYAATGDAQNGAYAQDLNNLAGKVLRLNTDGSVPSDNPFGNHVWSYGHRNPQGLAFDSQGRLWQQEFGNSVMDETNLIQKGGNYGWPNCEGTVSQGGSGCATAGYIAPKQTYPTSEGSCSGIAVVRDVLYVACARGSRLYREVISGSSLTNVQQFFVGTYGRLRTVEPTLDGNLWLTTTNQGDKDSIPNNSNEKLFRVVLGQ; encoded by the coding sequence ATGGCCGTACTCTTCACCGTCGTGGTTGCCTGTGGAGGCAAGACGGAGAACGACCCCGAACTCCAGACGCAGACCGCTGCGGTGACCGCGGGCACCCGACTCATCGGCGCGCAGTCCGGGCGCTGCCTCGACGTGTCCCAGAACAGCCAGACCGCGGGGCAGGTGCTCCACATCTACGACTGCCACGGGCAGGCGAACCAGCGGTTCCTGTTCACGCCCGAAGGCGAGCTGCGCGTGTTCGACGGCGCCTGGTGCGTCCAGCCCGCGACCGCCAGCGCCGGAGCCAGCGCGGTCATCGGCGCCTGCACTGGCGCCGCGAACCAGCGGTGGGTCCGCAATGCCAGCGGCGCGGTGGTCCATACGGCGTCCTCGCTGTGCCTCGACGTGTCCGGTCAGGCCACCGCCAACAGCTCGCCGGTGGTCGTCTGGAATTGCAATGGCCAGACGAACCAGCAGTGGTCATTCCCGGCCGACACCCAGCCCCCCACCGTGCCCACGGGGCTCACCCTGTCCAACGTGACGTGCAACTCGGCCACGCTCACGTGGTCGCCGTCCACGGACAACCAGGGCGTCGCCTTCTATGACGTCTACCACGACGGCCAGCTCATGAAGTCCGTCTCCGGCGCCACGGTGTCCACCGGGCTGACCGTGGTCCCTGGCGCGACCTGGGGCCTGTACGTGAACGCGCGGGACGCCGCGGGCAATGTCTCTCAAGGCAGCGCCACACTCTCCATCACCCCGCCGCCGTGCCAGGTGGACACCCAGCCGCCCAGCATCCCCACCGGCGTCACCGCCACCGCGCTGGGCACCAGCGTGACCGTGAGCTGGACCGCGTCCACCGACAACCTGGGCGTGAGCGCCTACGTCGTGTTCCGGGGGGGCGTGCAGATCGCGACGGTGCCCGGCTCGCCGCCCGCGACGTCCTTCGTCGACAGCGGCCTGTCCGCGAACACGACCTACGCCTACGCCGTGCTCGCCCGCGACGCCCAGGGCAACGCGTCCGTCCAGAGCGCGACCGCGACGGTCACCACCGGCCAGGCCTGCACGAACGCCGTCTGCTCCGTCACCCAGGTCGCCACCGACACGGACATCCCGTGGGGCCTGGTGAGCCTGCCGGACGGCACCGTGCTCTACGGCCGCCGGGACGCGCAGAACGTCATCCGCCTGGACCCGGCGACGGGCGTGAAGACGTCCGTGGGGACCCTCCCCAACGTGCAGAGCACCGACGGCGAGGGCGGGCTGATGGGGCTGGCCATCTCCCCCACCTTCTCCACCGACCGCTGGCTGTACGTGATGCACACCTCCCCCACCGACAACCGCATCGTGCGCCTGCGGTATGAGAACGGCGCGCTCAACACCGCCTCGCTCCAGGTGCTGCTCCAGGGCATCGGCCGCAACAAGTTCCACAACGGCGGGCGCCTGCGCTTTGGACCGGACGGGAAGCTCTACGCGGCGACCGGGGATGCCCAGAACGGCGCCTATGCGCAGGACCTCAACAACCTGGCCGGCAAGGTGCTGCGGCTCAACACCGACGGCAGCGTCCCGTCCGACAACCCCTTCGGCAACCACGTGTGGAGCTATGGCCACCGCAACCCGCAGGGGCTGGCCTTCGACTCCCAGGGCCGTCTCTGGCAGCAGGAGTTCGGCAACTCCGTGATGGACGAGACCAACCTCATCCAGAAGGGCGGCAACTACGGCTGGCCGAACTGCGAGGGGACGGTGTCCCAGGGCGGCTCGGGCTGCGCGACGGCCGGGTACATCGCTCCGAAGCAGACCTACCCCACGTCGGAGGGCTCCTGCTCCGGCATCGCGGTGGTCCGCGACGTCCTGTACGTGGCCTGCGCCCGCGGCTCGCGGCTCTACCGCGAGGTCATCAGCGGCTCCAGCCTGACCAACGTGCAGCAGTTCTTCGTCGGCACCTACGGCCGGCTGCGCACCGTCGAGCCGACCCTGGACGGCAACCTGTGGCTGACCACCACCAACCAGGGCGACAAGGACAGCATCCCCAACAACAGCAACGAGAAGCTCTTCCGCGTCGTCCTCGGGCAGTAG
- a CDS encoding aldehyde dehydrogenase family protein yields the protein MLNSELVGEPLLHLESRHLLAEARGAIPEAFDAQGRLLSPIAGRWVRPPAWFNAVSPIDCSVLAELPLLGAAQVSAGVEQAAAELGPWAARPLEDRALAVTEAVAELLAHRDLLVRILAWDIGKTLPTACNDVDRCLSGIGWYLERMGPMLDGRKPLGLVSNIASWNYPFSVLLLNVLVQALSGNPVIAKIPTQGGGVSLTLAFALLRRAGLPVSLVGGRGRDLSEALVGHPCIAGVAFIGGRANGAEVHRRLRESDKRYALEMEGVNAYAITHFTDWDALARQLRVGFDFGKQRCTAYTRWVVERSLVPKFVRTYVDTVSTLRVGHPLLGAHVDFGPLISPSKAEELRSLIAEAREQGTAVLYQGGLAEDAFTARQDRRAYLPPTLLFGVPRDSELYRREPFGPVDVLVSVDSEEELVREANVSNGALVASVATDDPELAQRIAARLHAFKVGINALRSRGDREESFGGRGGSWAGAFVGGTHLVRAFTDGPHPMEGNWPD from the coding sequence GTGCTGAACAGCGAACTGGTTGGCGAGCCCCTTCTTCATCTTGAGAGCCGGCACCTGCTGGCCGAAGCCCGGGGGGCCATCCCGGAAGCCTTCGACGCCCAGGGTCGGCTGCTCTCACCCATCGCCGGTCGGTGGGTCCGCCCCCCCGCCTGGTTCAACGCCGTGTCGCCCATTGACTGCAGCGTCCTCGCGGAGCTGCCATTGCTGGGCGCCGCGCAGGTCTCCGCGGGCGTCGAGCAGGCAGCGGCGGAGCTCGGGCCCTGGGCAGCCCGTCCGCTCGAGGACCGCGCCCTGGCCGTCACGGAGGCGGTGGCGGAGCTGCTGGCGCACCGTGACCTGCTCGTCCGGATCCTGGCATGGGACATTGGCAAGACGCTGCCCACGGCCTGCAACGACGTGGACCGGTGTCTGTCAGGAATTGGGTGGTACCTGGAGCGGATGGGCCCGATGCTCGACGGCCGGAAGCCGCTCGGCCTCGTGTCGAACATCGCGTCCTGGAACTATCCCTTCTCCGTGCTGCTGCTCAACGTGCTCGTGCAGGCGCTGTCGGGCAACCCGGTCATCGCCAAGATTCCGACCCAGGGTGGCGGCGTCTCACTCACGCTCGCCTTCGCCCTGCTGCGCCGCGCGGGCCTCCCCGTCTCGCTCGTGGGCGGGCGCGGCAGGGACCTCTCCGAGGCGCTCGTCGGCCACCCTTGCATCGCGGGCGTCGCCTTCATTGGCGGCCGCGCCAACGGGGCCGAGGTCCACCGCCGCCTGCGCGAGTCGGACAAGCGCTACGCGCTGGAGATGGAGGGCGTGAACGCCTACGCAATCACACACTTCACGGACTGGGACGCGCTCGCCCGGCAGCTCCGGGTGGGCTTCGACTTCGGCAAGCAACGCTGCACCGCCTACACCCGCTGGGTCGTCGAACGGTCGCTCGTCCCGAAGTTCGTCCGGACGTATGTCGACACCGTTTCGACGTTGCGCGTGGGCCATCCGCTCCTGGGCGCGCACGTGGACTTCGGGCCGCTCATCTCCCCGAGCAAGGCCGAGGAGCTGCGCTCCCTCATCGCTGAAGCGCGGGAGCAGGGCACGGCGGTGCTGTATCAGGGCGGGCTCGCGGAGGACGCCTTCACCGCGCGACAGGACCGGCGCGCGTACCTGCCGCCCACCCTGCTGTTCGGCGTCCCGCGAGACAGTGAGCTCTACCGGCGCGAGCCCTTCGGGCCCGTGGACGTCCTGGTGTCGGTGGACTCCGAGGAGGAGCTGGTGCGGGAGGCCAACGTCTCCAACGGCGCGCTCGTGGCCTCGGTGGCGACGGACGACCCGGAGCTCGCCCAGCGCATCGCCGCGCGGCTCCACGCCTTCAAGGTCGGCATCAACGCCCTGCGCTCGCGGGGCGACCGCGAGGAGTCCTTCGGCGGCAGGGGTGGTTCGTGGGCGGGCGCCTTCGTGGGCGGCACCCATCTGGTGCGCGCCTTCACCGACGGCCCCCATCCCATGGAGGGCAACTGGCCGGACTGA
- a CDS encoding class I SAM-dependent methyltransferase: MSAQYDQIGAKVADWDVLPVRSEYIEGHTFFKALGSVEAQSVLDLACGDGLYTRQLKARGARRAVGVDVSEEMIGGARRQEEAQSLGIEYVVADVADMAPLGVFDCVTAVYLLHYASSPEHLLRMCRNIHSHLKPGGRFVTYTFNPGFSAKGPNSTRYGITMLDFPESPREGQGISAELHTRTPFTIHFSYWSQATYEQALREAGFQRLTWMRPECSAEGLSRYGQEFWRDYLDNPHAVALRCER, translated from the coding sequence ATGTCGGCGCAGTATGACCAGATTGGCGCGAAGGTCGCGGACTGGGATGTCCTGCCCGTGCGCTCGGAGTACATCGAGGGCCATACCTTCTTCAAAGCGCTCGGCTCCGTGGAGGCGCAGTCCGTCCTGGACCTGGCGTGCGGCGACGGGCTGTACACGCGGCAGCTCAAGGCGCGAGGCGCCCGGCGCGCGGTTGGCGTGGACGTTTCGGAGGAGATGATTGGCGGCGCCCGGCGACAGGAGGAGGCCCAGTCGCTGGGCATCGAGTACGTCGTGGCGGACGTGGCCGACATGGCACCGCTGGGTGTCTTTGATTGCGTGACGGCCGTCTATCTCCTGCACTACGCGAGCTCGCCCGAACACCTGCTGCGGATGTGCCGGAACATCCACTCCCACCTGAAGCCCGGGGGCCGCTTCGTCACCTATACGTTCAACCCCGGGTTCAGCGCGAAGGGGCCCAACAGCACGCGCTACGGCATCACGATGTTGGACTTCCCGGAGTCGCCTCGGGAAGGGCAGGGGATCTCCGCGGAGCTGCACACGCGCACCCCCTTCACCATCCACTTCTCCTACTGGAGCCAGGCCACGTACGAGCAGGCGCTGCGCGAAGCGGGCTTCCAACGTCTCACCTGGATGCGCCCCGAGTGCTCGGCCGAAGGCCTCTCCCGGTATGGCCAGGAGTTCTGGCGGGACTACCTCGACAACCCCCACGCGGTCGCGCTGCGCTGCGAGCGGTGA
- a CDS encoding S28 family serine protease has product MTRFFRRPSILLAALALGLQACGGTELASDEQVPTASEPAPLTQPLVQDAVPGDILTALQAIPGLTVVREVPQPMPGVRHFVLSYDQPADHRHPEGTRFQQRLTLRFVSQEAPMVLGSTGYGISTQAYRLEPTYLLQANQLLVEHRFFEPSRPDPANWKLLTIEQAAADHHRIVKAFKPLFAGKWISTGGSKGGMTSIYHRAFYPNDVDATVAYVTPNSYGTQDPRYVSFLSRLGTPECRERIRDFQREVLARRAETAAIFTAEAAARGLSYDLLGQDKALEFTVLESAFAFWQYGDASLCDTIPAPGATAEELMGFLDGIVGLSYMSDSDLDYFAAYDFQAATQLGSYASEERHLRGVQRYPRQYDPRTLVPFDMGPYKFNPFTMPLIEGWVKAFGQRILFVYGENDPWSAGAFDVRSRNDSYRFYVPDGNHGAGISALPEADQAVALERLSAWAGLPTTLAPQLGLRARAVKSGAEDVSTGVVDRRRGPPRD; this is encoded by the coding sequence ATGACACGCTTCTTCCGACGTCCCTCGATTCTCCTGGCCGCGCTCGCCCTGGGGCTCCAGGCCTGTGGCGGCACCGAGCTCGCTTCCGACGAGCAGGTCCCCACCGCGTCCGAACCGGCGCCCCTCACGCAGCCGCTCGTCCAGGACGCGGTGCCGGGCGACATCCTCACCGCGTTGCAGGCCATCCCGGGCCTCACGGTGGTGCGCGAGGTCCCGCAGCCGATGCCGGGCGTGCGGCACTTCGTGCTGAGCTATGATCAGCCCGCGGACCACCGGCACCCGGAAGGGACGCGCTTCCAGCAGCGGCTGACCCTGCGCTTCGTGAGCCAGGAGGCGCCCATGGTGCTGGGCAGCACCGGCTATGGCATCAGCACGCAGGCCTACCGGCTGGAGCCCACGTACCTGCTCCAGGCCAACCAACTGCTGGTGGAGCACCGCTTCTTCGAACCCTCCCGGCCCGACCCCGCGAACTGGAAGCTGCTCACCATCGAGCAGGCGGCGGCGGACCACCACCGCATCGTCAAGGCGTTCAAGCCGCTCTTCGCCGGCAAGTGGATCAGCACGGGCGGCAGCAAGGGTGGCATGACGTCCATCTACCACCGCGCGTTCTACCCGAACGACGTGGACGCCACGGTGGCCTACGTCACACCGAACAGCTACGGGACGCAGGACCCGCGCTACGTGTCGTTCCTGAGCAGGCTGGGCACGCCCGAGTGTCGCGAGCGGATCCGCGACTTCCAGCGCGAGGTGCTGGCGCGGCGCGCGGAGACGGCGGCCATCTTCACGGCGGAGGCCGCCGCGCGGGGGCTGTCGTACGACCTGCTGGGCCAGGACAAGGCGCTGGAGTTCACGGTGCTCGAGTCCGCCTTCGCGTTCTGGCAGTACGGCGACGCCTCGCTGTGCGACACCATCCCCGCGCCGGGCGCCACCGCGGAGGAGCTGATGGGCTTCCTGGACGGCATCGTCGGGCTCTCCTACATGAGCGACTCCGACCTGGACTACTTCGCGGCCTATGACTTCCAGGCGGCCACGCAGCTGGGCAGCTACGCCTCCGAGGAGCGCCACCTGCGCGGCGTCCAGCGCTACCCCCGCCAGTACGACCCGAGGACGCTCGTGCCCTTCGACATGGGGCCGTACAAGTTCAACCCCTTCACGATGCCGCTCATCGAAGGCTGGGTGAAGGCGTTCGGGCAGCGCATCCTCTTCGTGTACGGAGAGAACGACCCCTGGTCGGCGGGCGCGTTCGACGTGCGCTCGCGCAATGACTCGTACCGGTTCTACGTGCCGGACGGCAACCACGGCGCCGGCATCAGCGCCCTGCCCGAAGCGGACCAGGCCGTGGCCCTGGAGCGGCTGAGCGCGTGGGCGGGCCTCCCCACCACCCTCGCGCCCCAGCTGGGCCTGAGGGCCCGCGCCGTGAAGTCCGGCGCGGAGGACGTCAGCACGGGCGTCGTGGACCGCCGCCGCGGGCCGCCGCGCGACTGA
- a CDS encoding MFS transporter produces MAFIRTVHATAGNDSLPEAVSAAPARPSEAVSPGGEPMSSGLRLLLASGAGLSVASIYYSQPMLGVMGATIGASDTAVGFVPTLNQMGYALGILLLAPLGDRFDRRRIILIKAALLSLALLLGSFAPGIGLLLAVSLVVGLTATLAQDIVPAAATLAFEHERGKVVGTVMTGLLLGILLSRVISGVVAEHFGWRAMYMVAAASVALVGVAAWRGLPRFHPTSSLSYGALLGSLAGLWRKYGALRRAALAQGLVSVGFSAFWSTLAVMLHGAPFHLGSAAAGAFGLAGAAGALGAPVAGRIADRFGPEVVTRLGAGLAALSFAAMLAVPWLEPNAQLWLIAGSAIGFDLGAQIMLVAHQTLVFGIDPAARSRLNAVLFVCMFIGMSVGAASGSVVLARWGWMAVTLLATASALAALAVRLFPGARSAR; encoded by the coding sequence ATGGCCTTCATTCGCACCGTACATGCAACCGCCGGCAACGACTCACTGCCCGAGGCGGTCTCCGCCGCCCCGGCGCGTCCGTCCGAGGCCGTCAGCCCCGGCGGCGAGCCCATGTCGAGCGGCCTGCGCCTGCTGCTGGCCTCGGGTGCCGGGCTGTCGGTGGCGTCCATCTATTACAGCCAGCCGATGCTGGGCGTGATGGGGGCCACCATCGGCGCGTCCGACACCGCGGTGGGCTTCGTGCCCACGCTCAACCAGATGGGCTACGCGCTGGGCATCCTGCTGTTGGCCCCCCTGGGGGACCGCTTCGACCGGCGCCGCATCATCCTCATCAAGGCCGCCCTGCTGAGCCTGGCGCTGCTGCTGGGGAGCTTCGCTCCGGGCATCGGCCTGCTGCTGGCGGTGAGCCTGGTCGTCGGCCTGACGGCGACCCTGGCGCAGGACATCGTGCCGGCCGCCGCGACCCTGGCCTTCGAGCACGAGCGGGGCAAGGTGGTCGGCACGGTGATGACCGGCCTGCTGCTCGGCATCCTGTTGTCCCGCGTCATCAGCGGGGTGGTCGCCGAACACTTCGGTTGGCGCGCCATGTACATGGTCGCCGCCGCCAGCGTGGCCCTGGTCGGCGTGGCGGCCTGGCGCGGCCTGCCCCGCTTCCATCCGACCAGCTCGCTCTCGTATGGCGCGCTGCTCGGTTCACTCGCGGGCCTGTGGCGGAAGTACGGCGCCCTGCGCCGGGCGGCGCTGGCGCAGGGGCTGGTGTCGGTGGGCTTCAGCGCGTTCTGGTCCACCCTCGCCGTGATGCTGCATGGCGCGCCCTTCCACCTGGGGAGCGCGGCGGCCGGTGCCTTCGGGCTGGCGGGCGCGGCGGGGGCGCTGGGGGCGCCGGTGGCGGGCCGCATCGCGGATCGCTTCGGCCCGGAGGTGGTCACCCGCCTGGGCGCTGGACTGGCTGCCCTCTCCTTCGCCGCGATGCTCGCGGTGCCGTGGCTGGAGCCGAACGCCCAACTGTGGCTGATTGCCGGCAGCGCGATCGGCTTCGACCTGGGGGCCCAGATCATGCTCGTGGCGCATCAGACGCTCGTCTTCGGCATCGACCCCGCAGCACGCAGCCGGCTCAACGCGGTGCTGTTCGTCTGCATGTTCATCGGGATGTCGGTCGGCGCGGCGAGCGGCAGCGTCGTGCTGGCCCGGTGGGGCTGGATGGCGGTGACGCTGCTGGCGACCGCCTCCGCGCTGGCAGCCCTGGCGGTGCGCCTGTTCCCGGGAGCGCGCTCGGCCCGCTGA
- a CDS encoding LysR family transcriptional regulator — MPRPSKPARSPASQKRLPPPPAPATADRLELMQTFLRIVDAGSLSSAAAQLGTTQPTVSRRLQALERSLGLRLLQRSTHAMKLTEDGARCYERAKELLASWELLQADLRGASDEPEGTLRVVVPHAFGQQLLVEPLTEYLHRHARVSVEWLLHDRAVDFIADGIDCAIHMGEVHDPNVVAIRVAEVPRIVVAAPSVLAGAPAPTHPDELARLPWLSLRTFYRKEIALTHEDTGEVQPIVFHPRVSTDSLYALRSAAVKGLGVCVASAWVLQEDLARGRLLHLVPRWRAAPLPMYLLYPQARFHPARLRKFVELMRETIPTALAVATHRG, encoded by the coding sequence ATGCCCAGACCTTCAAAGCCGGCCCGGTCGCCTGCTTCCCAGAAGCGGCTTCCCCCTCCTCCCGCGCCCGCCACCGCCGACCGGCTGGAGCTGATGCAGACCTTCCTCCGCATCGTCGACGCGGGGAGCCTGTCGTCCGCCGCCGCGCAGCTGGGCACCACGCAGCCGACGGTGAGCCGCCGGCTCCAGGCGCTGGAGCGCTCACTGGGGCTGCGGCTGCTTCAGCGCTCCACCCACGCGATGAAGCTCACCGAAGATGGGGCGCGCTGCTACGAGCGGGCGAAGGAGCTGCTGGCCAGCTGGGAGCTGCTCCAGGCCGACCTGCGCGGCGCGAGCGACGAACCGGAGGGCACGCTGCGCGTCGTGGTGCCCCATGCGTTCGGGCAGCAGTTGCTCGTGGAGCCGCTGACGGAGTACCTGCATCGCCACGCGCGGGTGTCGGTCGAGTGGCTGTTGCACGACCGGGCGGTGGACTTCATCGCGGACGGCATCGATTGCGCCATCCACATGGGTGAGGTGCATGACCCCAACGTGGTGGCCATCCGCGTGGCGGAGGTGCCGCGCATCGTCGTGGCCGCGCCGTCGGTGCTGGCGGGCGCCCCCGCGCCGACCCATCCCGACGAGCTGGCGCGGCTGCCCTGGCTGTCCTTGCGCACGTTCTATCGCAAGGAGATAGCGCTGACCCACGAGGACACCGGCGAGGTCCAGCCCATCGTCTTCCATCCACGCGTGAGCACGGACAGCCTCTACGCCCTCCGCAGCGCCGCGGTGAAGGGCCTCGGCGTCTGCGTGGCCTCCGCCTGGGTGCTCCAGGAGGACCTCGCGCGGGGCCGGCTCCTGCACCTGGTGCCGCGCTGGCGGGCCGCGCCCCTGCCCATGTATCTGCTCTATCCGCAGGCGCGGTTCCACCCGGCGAGGCTGCGCAAGTTCGTGGAGCTGATGCGGGAGACGATCCCGACGGCCCTGGCGGTGGCGACGCACCGCGGGTGA